A genomic window from Bicyclus anynana chromosome 11, ilBicAnyn1.1, whole genome shotgun sequence includes:
- the LOC112055913 gene encoding prostaglandin reductase 1-like: MVKARKWVVKKHFDGVPKLSDFEIVEYELPPLKDGEVLLKTEWVSVDPYLRAYNKNIPVPYDQFSFQVGVVQETKNPKFPVGTKVVTHKGWCDYVIVKETTPQVSQFRRELTYKLPDLQGMSPSIGVGAVGMPGVTAYFGFLELCQPKAGETVVVTGAAGAVGSLVGQIAKIKGCKVIGFAGSDEKCQWLEKELGFDKALNYKKVDAQTALKAAAPKGVDCYFDNVGGELSSTIISQMNTRGRVAVCGSISAYNEKEVPRASILQPSLVFKELTIEGFNVYRWVDRWTEGFTQLVAWIKSGQLKPAEHVTEGFDKLYDAFVGMLAGENTGKAVVKV, from the coding sequence ATGGTGAAGGCCAGGAAATGGGTCGTCAAGAAACACTTCGACGGTGTTCCCAAACTATCGGACTTTGAAATCGTGGAGTACGAACTGCCACCGCTCAAAGATGGAGAAGTTTTGCTCAAAACCGAGTGGGTCAGCGTGGACCCTTACCTGCGTGCATACAACAAGAATATCCCTGTGCCCTACGACCAGTTTAGTTTCCAAGTCGGAGTTGTTCAAGAGACGAAGAATCCCAAATTCCCAGTGGGTACTAAAGTAGTCACCCACAAGGGTTGGTGCGACTACGTTATTGTTAAAGAAACGACACCCCAAGTGAGTCAATTCCGCAGGGAGCTTACATACAAACTACCTGATTTGCAAGGCATGTCGCCTTCAATAGGAGTGGGCGCAGTTGGAATGCCAGGAGTGACAGCCTACTTCGGATTCCTAGAACTTTGTCAGCCGAAAGCTGGAGAAACAGTGGTCGTAACCGGAGCAGCGGGCGCCGTAGGCTCACTGGTGGGTCAGATCGCGAAGATCAAAGGCTGCAAAGTCATAGGTTTCGCTGGTTCTGACGAGAAATGCCAATGGTTAGAAAAAGAACTCGGTTTCGACAAAGCTCTGAACTACAAAAAGGTGGACGCGCAAACAGCTTTGAAAGCGGCCGCGCCAAAGGGCGTAGACTGTTACTTCGACAATGTTGGAGGCGAACTGAGTAGTACAATCATAAGCCAAATGAATACAAGAGGGAGGGTGGCAGTCTGCGGCAGCATCAGTGCTTACAATGAGAAAGAGGTGCCCAGAGCATCAATTTTGCAACCGTCCTTAGTTTTCAAGGAATTGACGATTGAAGGATTTAATGTTTACCGTTGGGTCGACCGTTGGACGGAAGGTTTCACTCAGTTGGTGGCTTGGATCAAGAGCGGCCAGCTAAAACCAGCGGAGCATGTCACGGAGGGTTTCGACAAACTGTACGATGCGTTTGTTGGAATGCTGGCCGGAGAAAACACCGGTAAAGCTGTcgttaaagtttaa
- the LOC112057628 gene encoding prostaglandin reductase 1-like, which yields MVKARKWVVKKHFDGVPKLSDFEIVEYELPPLKDGEVLLKTEWVSVDPYLRAYNKNIPVPYDQFSFQVGVVKETKNPKFPVGTKVVTHKGWCDYVIDNETSPEVGHFPKALTYKLPDLQGLSPSLGVGAVGMPGVTAYFGFLELCQPKAGETVVVTGAAGAVGSLVGQIAKIKGCRVIGFAGSDEKCQWLEKELGFDKALNYKKVDAQTALKAATPKGVDCYFDNVGGELSSTIISQMNTRGRVAVCGSISAYNEKEVPKASILQPSLVFKELTIEGFNVYRWVDRWTEGFTQLVAWIKGGQLKPTEHVTEGFDKLYDAFVGMLAGENTGKAVVKV from the coding sequence ATGGTGAAGGCCAGGAAATGGGTCGTCAAAAAACACTTCGACGGTGTTCCTAAGCTATCGGATTTTGAAATCGTGGAGTACGAACTGCCACCGCTCAAAGATGGAGAAGTTTTGCTCAAAACCGAGTGGGTCAGCGTGGACCCTTACCTGCGTGCGTACAACAAGAATATTCCTGTGCCCTACGACCAGTTTAGTTTCCAAGTCGGAGTGGTTAAAGAAACAAAGAATCCCAAATTCCCAGTGGGTACTAAAGTAGTCACCCACAAGGGTTGGTGCGACTATGTCATTGACAATGAAACGTCACCCGAAGTAGGGCATTTCCCCAAGGCGTTAACATACAAATTGCCTGATTTGCAAGGCCTGTCACCTTCATTAGGAGTGGGTGCCGTTGGAATGCCAGGAGTGACAGCCTACTTCGGATTCCTAGAACTTTGTCAGCCGAAAGCTGGAGAAACAGTGGTCGTAACCGGAGCAGCGGGTGCTGTAGGCTCCCTGGTGGGTCAGATCGCGAAGATCAAGGGCTGCAGAGTCATAGGTTTCGCTGGTTCTGACGAGAAATGCCAATGGTTAGAAAAGGAACTCGGTTTCGACAAAGCTTTGAATTACAAAAAGGTGGACGCGCAAACAGCTTTGAAAGCGGCCACGCCAAAGGGCGTAGACTGTTACTTCGACAATGTTGGGGGCGAACTGAGTAGTACAATCATAAGCCAAATGAATACAAGAGGGAGGGTGGCAGTCTGCGGCAGCATCAGTGCTTACAATGAGAAAGAGGTGCCCAAAGCATCAATTTTGCAACCGTCCTTAGTTTTCAAGGAATTGACGATTGAAGGATTTAATGTTTACCGTTGGGTCGACCGTTGGACGGAAGGTTTCACTCAGTTAGTGGCTTGGATCAAGGGTGGCCAGCTGAAACCAACAGAACATGTCACGGAGGGTTTCGACAAACTGTACGATGCGTTTGTTGGAATGCTGGCCGGAGAGAACACGGGTAAAGCTGTCGTTAAAGTTTAA